A part of Sulfurifustis variabilis genomic DNA contains:
- a CDS encoding glycosyltransferase has product MRLPEEPIKVVHVIDELPPDGAERLLVDVVKRGSSGFRYSVLCLVRGGTLVDELEAFGVPVFVLGRRGKFDASLLVRLARWLRRERPAVVHTHLFTADAWGRAAARLAGVPAVFSTVHSTNLWKGGIHRLIDRVLGRLSTRVIACSPEVGERLVKHDRIPADRVVVVPNGIDLRRFGAVNPGGVRAELGVPAGLPVLIVVGRLHEAKGHADLLAALTRVRKETIDFRCLFVGSGELREQLEADVERRGLKDQVRFLGQRSDVPRLLAASDVVVIPSRWEGLPIALLEAMAMAKAVVATAVGGIPDAIEDGENGLLVPVGDAGALAGALGRLLRDASLRSRLGQAAGALVRRRYDVAATALAYEGLYRTALARQALAHDAGSSG; this is encoded by the coding sequence ATGCGGCTGCCTGAGGAGCCGATCAAGGTGGTGCACGTGATCGACGAGCTGCCGCCCGACGGGGCGGAACGGCTCCTGGTCGACGTGGTGAAGCGCGGATCCTCGGGATTTCGCTACTCTGTCCTGTGCCTGGTGCGCGGTGGGACGCTGGTCGACGAGCTCGAGGCCTTCGGGGTCCCGGTCTTCGTGCTCGGACGTCGCGGCAAGTTCGATGCCTCGCTGCTCGTCCGTCTCGCGCGCTGGCTGCGCCGCGAGCGTCCGGCGGTGGTGCACACGCACCTCTTCACGGCCGATGCATGGGGTCGCGCCGCGGCGCGGCTCGCGGGCGTCCCGGCGGTCTTTTCCACGGTGCACAGCACCAACCTGTGGAAGGGCGGGATCCATCGCCTGATCGATCGGGTGCTCGGCCGCCTGTCCACGCGAGTGATCGCCTGTTCCCCGGAGGTCGGCGAACGGCTCGTGAAGCACGACCGCATCCCGGCCGACCGCGTGGTCGTCGTCCCGAACGGCATCGATCTGAGGCGCTTCGGCGCGGTGAATCCGGGGGGCGTGCGTGCGGAGCTCGGCGTCCCGGCGGGACTTCCCGTTCTGATCGTCGTCGGCCGGCTGCACGAGGCCAAGGGCCACGCGGATCTGCTGGCGGCGCTGACGCGGGTCCGGAAGGAGACGATCGACTTCCGTTGCCTGTTCGTGGGCAGCGGCGAGCTTCGCGAACAGCTGGAGGCGGACGTCGAGCGGCGCGGGCTGAAGGACCAGGTGCGGTTCCTGGGACAGCGCAGTGACGTCCCGCGGCTTTTGGCGGCCTCCGACGTGGTGGTGATTCCTTCGCGGTGGGAAGGTCTGCCGATCGCGCTGCTCGAGGCCATGGCCATGGCAAAAGCGGTCGTGGCCACCGCGGTAGGCGGAATTCCGGACGCGATCGAAGACGGAGAGAACGGTCTCCTGGTCCCGGTCGGCGACGCCGGGGCGCTCGCCGGGGCGCTCGGGCGCCTGCTGCGGGACGCCAGCCTGCGCAGTCGCCTCGGCCAGGCCGCGGGCGCTTTGGTTCGCCGGCGCTACGACGTCGCCGCAACGGCCCTGGCGTACGAAGGACTCTACCGGACCGCCCTGGCCCGTCAGGCGCTCGCCCACGACGCCGGGAGCTCCGGATGA
- a CDS encoding polysaccharide deacetylase family protein, giving the protein MRGTLRRVVPRLLLPATAVYQRWRPGIRILMYHRVVRGLPQDQLTVSPERFEEQMAVLARTRRVMSLADAALALGSGERQAGAVVVTFDDGYRDNLTVALPILEKYRIPATIFVTTDFCDQVSSHPRYGERAAGLHLNWDEVRELLRSPLISIGSHTVSHPYLQRLDPEAARREIGESRRRIEARIGRPVEFFCYPSGDFGEREMRYVQEAGYRAAVSVAPGLNRRATPRYALRRTEVTDRDGARELRAKLHGAFDPLHALLHARRRREFDARRLGVPNGEIAS; this is encoded by the coding sequence ATGAGAGGCACCCTTCGCCGAGTCGTCCCGCGCCTGCTGCTGCCGGCGACCGCGGTCTATCAGCGGTGGCGCCCGGGGATTCGCATCCTCATGTACCACCGCGTCGTCCGGGGGCTGCCGCAGGACCAGCTCACCGTGAGTCCGGAGCGCTTCGAGGAGCAGATGGCCGTGCTCGCGCGAACCCGGCGAGTCATGAGCCTGGCGGACGCCGCGCTGGCCCTCGGTTCCGGGGAGCGCCAGGCGGGGGCCGTCGTCGTGACGTTCGACGACGGTTATCGGGACAATCTCACCGTGGCGCTGCCGATCCTCGAGAAGTACCGGATACCGGCGACCATTTTCGTGACGACCGATTTTTGCGATCAGGTCAGCAGCCATCCGCGTTACGGAGAACGCGCGGCCGGCCTGCACCTGAACTGGGACGAGGTGCGGGAGCTCTTGCGCTCGCCCCTGATCTCGATCGGTTCGCACACGGTCTCCCATCCGTATCTGCAGCGGCTCGACCCGGAAGCGGCCAGACGCGAGATCGGCGAGAGTCGGCGTCGGATCGAAGCGCGCATCGGCCGTCCGGTGGAGTTCTTCTGCTATCCCTCGGGTGACTTCGGCGAGCGGGAGATGCGCTACGTGCAGGAAGCGGGCTACCGGGCGGCCGTCAGCGTAGCCCCCGGCCTCAATCGCCGCGCGACGCCCCGCTACGCCCTGAGACGCACCGAGGTAACGGATCGCGACGGCGCACGTGAGCTGCGCGCGAAGCTGCACGGCGCCTTCGATCCGCTGCATGCCCTGCTGCACGCCCGCCGCCGGCGGGAGTTCGACGCAAGGCGCCTGGGCGTTCCGAACGGAGAGATCGCATCATGA
- a CDS encoding glycosyltransferase family 4 protein: protein MKLLYLMTEPFGVGGVQSDILTLTEDLSRRGHEVHVATTPGVLLDELIAKGARYVELDFRYSGIGGLWRAIRDLRRVIREREIEVLAPQSVRSTIASYLALRVLPFAYRVPATGRRVPIVTTIHNIHNPAHFRYAGRILDRCSDFVIFESHYERDRCLASGLPPAKSAVIHSGIDTDRFVPRPPDPALLARYGLEPGRHKVLGIVARLSEEKGHCYLIAAFARVARAMPEARLLVIGDGPLLDAVKAQARELGLTSNVIFTGLQRNIPEHLALLDVFVLASTRESFPLAAREAMAAGRAVIAPRIGGCPEVVEDGVTGFLFEARDVDGLAARMREILAQDRYKTQGRAARERVERLFSRRQWVEGDERVYLEWSAAAPAGATSKGVA from the coding sequence ATGAAGCTCCTTTATCTTATGACCGAGCCGTTCGGCGTGGGTGGCGTGCAGTCCGACATCCTCACCCTCACCGAAGACCTGAGCCGGCGCGGACACGAGGTCCACGTCGCGACCACGCCGGGTGTCCTGCTGGACGAGCTGATCGCGAAGGGAGCCCGCTACGTGGAGCTCGATTTTCGCTACAGTGGCATCGGCGGTCTGTGGCGCGCCATACGGGACCTGCGGCGGGTCATCCGCGAACGGGAAATCGAGGTGCTCGCGCCCCAGTCCGTGCGCTCCACGATCGCGAGCTATCTCGCATTGCGCGTGCTGCCGTTCGCCTACCGTGTTCCCGCGACCGGCCGGCGAGTGCCGATCGTCACGACGATCCACAACATCCATAACCCCGCGCACTTCCGCTATGCCGGCCGGATACTGGACCGCTGCAGCGACTTCGTGATCTTCGAGTCGCACTACGAGCGCGATCGATGCCTCGCGAGCGGATTGCCGCCCGCCAAATCGGCCGTGATCCACAGCGGCATCGACACCGACCGTTTCGTGCCGCGGCCGCCGGACCCGGCCCTCCTGGCGAGGTACGGCCTCGAGCCCGGTCGTCACAAGGTGCTGGGCATCGTCGCGCGCCTGTCGGAAGAGAAGGGGCACTGCTATCTGATCGCGGCGTTCGCACGGGTCGCGCGGGCCATGCCGGAAGCGCGGTTGCTGGTGATCGGCGACGGGCCGCTGCTGGACGCCGTGAAGGCGCAGGCGCGCGAGCTGGGGCTCACGTCGAACGTGATCTTCACCGGACTCCAGCGGAACATCCCGGAGCATCTCGCGCTGCTCGACGTCTTCGTGCTCGCGTCCACGCGCGAGTCCTTTCCGCTGGCCGCGCGCGAGGCGATGGCGGCCGGCCGCGCCGTGATCGCGCCGCGGATCGGTGGGTGTCCCGAGGTCGTCGAGGACGGCGTGACGGGTTTCCTGTTCGAGGCGCGCGACGTGGACGGCCTCGCCGCGCGCATGCGCGAGATCCTCGCGCAGGACCGCTACAAAACCCAGGGCCGGGCGGCCCGGGAGCGCGTCGAGCGCCTCTTCTCGCGGCGGCAATGGGTCGAGGGCGACGAGCGCGTCTACCTGGAATGGTCGGCGGCCGCGCCGGCCGGTGCAACGAGCAAGGGGGTGGCATGA
- a CDS encoding WD40 repeat domain-containing protein, producing the protein MKGVRAAVLAGILGAVGLSGALAEPFTDLPADHRVRPVPKVAQPRLHESYADPVFGVTVRRITDPAQLPGLSRVRHYYSKANPFNADETRAIFHGSDGSSWLYDTRTWTPIKSLRLRSSDPEIQWHPTDPNLFYHMEFVGNSPNVRAFQLYDVRTDASRVLRDFSEYDTARGRLEGNMDRSGRYYALIGKRGDKHEAFVYDVLKDRTSRKHAISEDQADDWISVTPSGKYVVMMGGDRTRVYDIDMNHLRDLPKGSFGHADLCLRTDGSDVMVFDGADLALDGNRNINMADLATGRISILARIGWGTTPHVSCRNIELPGWALVSTQGPDSRYPNHDFEIFWVKLDGSREVRRVAHHRSSRKAGGYFAEQHAVTNRTGTKIVFASNWGGEGPISDYLIELPSGDRGAAKPGR; encoded by the coding sequence ATGAAAGGCGTTCGCGCGGCAGTGCTCGCGGGCATCCTCGGGGCCGTCGGTCTTTCCGGCGCCCTGGCGGAACCGTTTACCGACCTTCCGGCGGACCACCGTGTCCGGCCGGTGCCGAAGGTCGCGCAACCGCGGTTACACGAGTCGTACGCGGACCCGGTTTTCGGCGTCACGGTGCGCCGGATCACGGACCCGGCTCAGCTGCCCGGGCTGAGCCGCGTCCGTCACTATTACTCCAAGGCGAACCCGTTCAACGCGGACGAGACGCGCGCGATCTTCCACGGCAGCGACGGCTCCTCGTGGCTTTACGACACGCGCACGTGGACGCCGATCAAGTCGCTCCGCCTCCGGAGCTCGGACCCCGAGATCCAGTGGCATCCCACCGACCCGAACCTCTTCTACCACATGGAGTTCGTCGGCAACTCCCCGAACGTGCGGGCGTTCCAGCTCTACGACGTACGCACGGACGCCAGCCGCGTCCTGCGCGACTTCAGCGAGTACGATACGGCGCGCGGCAGGCTGGAAGGCAACATGGACCGGAGCGGGCGGTATTACGCGCTCATCGGCAAGCGCGGCGACAAGCACGAGGCGTTCGTCTACGACGTGCTCAAGGACCGGACGAGTCGCAAGCACGCCATCAGCGAGGATCAGGCCGACGACTGGATCAGCGTGACGCCGAGCGGCAAGTACGTCGTCATGATGGGCGGCGACCGCACGCGCGTGTACGACATCGACATGAATCATCTGCGGGATCTGCCGAAGGGCTCGTTCGGGCACGCGGACCTCTGCCTTCGAACCGACGGCAGCGACGTGATGGTGTTCGACGGAGCGGACCTCGCGCTCGACGGCAACCGCAACATCAACATGGCGGACCTCGCGACCGGCCGGATCTCGATTCTCGCCCGGATCGGCTGGGGCACGACGCCCCACGTCTCGTGTCGCAACATCGAGCTGCCCGGCTGGGCGCTGGTCTCGACGCAGGGGCCCGACTCCCGGTACCCGAACCACGACTTCGAGATCTTCTGGGTCAAGCTCGACGGTTCGCGCGAGGTGCGCCGGGTGGCGCATCATCGCAGCAGCAGGAAGGCAGGGGGGTACTTCGCGGAGCAGCACGCCGTCACCAACCGGACCGGCACGAAGATCGTGTTTGCCAGCAATTGGGGAGGCGAAGGACCGATCAGCGATTACCTGATCGAGCTGCCGTCCGGTGATCGCGGCGCGGCGAAGCCCGGTCGCTAG
- a CDS encoding YdcF family protein produces MRVLFEPVALLGWAMLALSALAWRRSTAGNRGLFALAGGLSVAYFWFASPLGANLMVGALEHGVFAVRECAPGDGARVYVVLAGGKTGTPESDADVAHLQEAGFRRTVEGATLARTDAGSLLVLAGGSGESVTEADLMRHLALRLGVSAERIRVERSSGNTHESAVGVARLLRNGGTRIHLVTSAMHMPRAAAAFGAQGIEVCPRAVDRRYVRPDIEDALIPQITALVKSTAAMHEFVGYAWYYLSGRL; encoded by the coding sequence GTGCGCGTGCTGTTCGAACCGGTCGCGCTCCTGGGTTGGGCGATGCTCGCGCTTTCGGCGCTCGCCTGGCGCAGATCGACCGCGGGGAACCGCGGACTCTTCGCGCTGGCCGGCGGCCTGTCGGTGGCCTATTTCTGGTTCGCGAGCCCGCTCGGCGCCAATCTGATGGTGGGAGCCCTGGAACACGGCGTCTTCGCGGTCCGGGAATGCGCTCCCGGGGACGGCGCCCGGGTCTACGTGGTGCTCGCGGGCGGGAAGACCGGCACCCCGGAGAGCGACGCGGACGTCGCGCACCTGCAGGAAGCCGGGTTTCGACGGACCGTGGAGGGCGCGACGCTCGCGCGAACCGACGCCGGGAGCCTGCTCGTGCTTGCCGGCGGATCGGGGGAGTCGGTGACGGAAGCCGATCTCATGCGGCATCTCGCGCTCCGCCTCGGCGTGAGCGCGGAGCGGATCCGGGTCGAGCGCAGCTCCGGGAACACGCACGAGAGCGCCGTCGGGGTCGCGCGGCTGCTCCGCAACGGCGGGACGCGCATCCATCTGGTCACCTCCGCGATGCACATGCCGCGGGCAGCGGCTGCGTTCGGCGCGCAGGGTATTGAGGTGTGCCCTCGCGCGGTGGATCGGCGCTACGTGCGGCCCGATATCGAGGACGCGCTGATACCGCAGATCACCGCCCTCGTGAAAAGCACGGCAGCGATGCACGAGTTCGTCGGCTACGCGTGGTATTACCTGTCCGGCCGGCTGTAA
- a CDS encoding GNAT family N-acetyltransferase translates to MVSKEVIAGGIDVRVVRLEEIDDRTMREWLELEQRALEPNAYLSPRLVVPAVRHLGFGGSVLLLCLERAERTGPRLVGVGAFQSLARSRHFPLPHLRAFRSPHSYLSGLLVGAEEAGSALRAFFRFLRGPDCPWHGVAFYDRSGGDELDRGLTAAAVDAGAAWFEIARTRRAVFVPAEAGERYVERVLGRDGAKNFRRRRRRLEEIGPVEWRSTASDDAEAARRFIDLEHLGWRGERGRSLKVRPGHAAFFEEMTRAFGAAGQGFFTELRVRERAIASTINLIAQDVGFAFKLGWDPAYARYSPGLLNELELLRNAPQRWPHLRYFDSGADEGSFIDRLWSGRRTLVSGIYATSSLGKQAARCLGAARRVKRWLRGGPVPR, encoded by the coding sequence ATGGTTTCGAAGGAGGTCATCGCCGGCGGCATCGACGTTCGCGTCGTCCGTCTCGAGGAGATCGACGACCGGACGATGCGGGAGTGGCTCGAGCTCGAACAGCGCGCGCTCGAGCCCAACGCTTATCTCTCGCCGCGCCTGGTCGTGCCCGCCGTACGGCATCTCGGCTTCGGGGGATCCGTCCTTCTCCTGTGTCTGGAGCGGGCGGAAAGGACCGGGCCCCGGCTGGTCGGCGTCGGGGCGTTCCAGTCCTTGGCGCGCTCCCGGCACTTCCCGCTCCCGCACCTGCGGGCGTTCCGGTCGCCGCATTCCTACCTGTCCGGTCTGCTCGTCGGCGCGGAAGAGGCGGGTTCGGCGCTGCGGGCCTTCTTCCGGTTCCTTCGCGGGCCGGACTGCCCCTGGCACGGCGTGGCCTTCTACGACCGCTCGGGCGGCGACGAGCTCGATCGCGGCCTGACGGCCGCGGCCGTCGATGCCGGCGCCGCCTGGTTCGAGATCGCCCGCACCCGCCGGGCCGTCTTCGTGCCCGCGGAGGCGGGGGAGCGCTACGTTGAACGTGTACTGGGACGCGACGGGGCGAAGAACTTCAGGCGCCGCCGCCGGAGGCTGGAAGAGATCGGCCCGGTGGAATGGCGGTCGACGGCGAGCGACGACGCGGAGGCGGCGCGGCGTTTCATCGACCTCGAGCACCTCGGCTGGAGAGGCGAGCGGGGGCGTTCGTTGAAGGTCCGGCCGGGACACGCCGCGTTCTTCGAGGAGATGACGCGTGCGTTCGGCGCGGCGGGGCAGGGATTCTTCACCGAGCTCCGCGTGCGGGAGCGCGCGATCGCGTCGACGATCAACCTGATCGCGCAGGACGTCGGCTTCGCGTTCAAGCTCGGTTGGGATCCGGCCTACGCCCGGTACAGCCCGGGCCTGCTGAACGAGCTCGAACTGCTTCGAAACGCGCCGCAACGGTGGCCCCACCTCCGGTACTTCGACAGCGGCGCCGACGAAGGATCCTTCATCGATCGCCTGTGGAGCGGCCGGCGAACGCTGGTGTCGGGAATTTACGCCACGAGCAGCCTCGGGAAGCAGGCGGCACGTTGCCTCGGCGCTGCCCGCCGGGTCAAGCGGTGGCTTCGTGGCGGGCCGGTCCCCCGCTGA